In Thermomonas carbonis, a single genomic region encodes these proteins:
- a CDS encoding non-heme iron oxygenase ferredoxin subunit, which translates to MSESWTYVCTTAELLPGEMKVVFDEVTQAPIAVFNLDGSLYALEDRCSHEDFELSAGHFDAAEGSVECVLHGARFDIRDGRALCAPAYEPVAKFPIRSADGMIFTRDDREDC; encoded by the coding sequence GTGAGCGAGTCCTGGACCTACGTCTGCACCACCGCCGAACTGCTGCCCGGCGAGATGAAGGTCGTGTTCGATGAGGTCACCCAGGCACCGATCGCGGTGTTCAACCTTGACGGCAGCCTGTACGCGCTGGAAGACCGCTGCTCGCACGAGGACTTCGAGTTGTCCGCCGGTCATTTCGATGCGGCCGAGGGCAGCGTGGAATGCGTGCTGCACGGCGCCCGCTTCGACATACGCGATGGCCGCGCCCTGTGCGCACCGGCCTACGAGCCGGTGGCGAAGTTCCCGATTCGCAGCGCCGACGGGATGATTTTTACCCGGGATGATCGCGAAGACTGTTGA
- a CDS encoding SUF system Fe-S cluster assembly regulator, translating to MLRVTKLTDYATLVLTVLAARPGDVLSAPDLAEHAGLETPTVAKVLKPLAQAGLVEGFRGANGGYRLARDAAAISLVEIVEAMEGPLGMTECSLHDGQCGIEQSCGVRANWRRINDVVADALRGVSLAEMLQPAPSMPVRKGIAAQLANA from the coding sequence ATGCTCCGCGTCACCAAGCTCACCGACTACGCCACCCTGGTCCTGACCGTGCTCGCCGCGCGGCCGGGCGACGTGCTCAGCGCGCCGGACCTGGCCGAACACGCCGGGCTGGAAACACCGACCGTGGCCAAGGTGCTCAAGCCGCTGGCCCAGGCCGGGCTGGTGGAAGGGTTCCGCGGCGCGAACGGCGGGTATCGGCTGGCCCGCGACGCGGCCGCGATCAGCCTGGTCGAGATCGTCGAGGCAATGGAAGGCCCGCTGGGCATGACCGAATGCAGCCTGCACGACGGCCAGTGCGGCATCGAACAATCCTGCGGCGTGCGCGCCAACTGGCGGCGGATCAACGATGTCGTCGCCGACGCCCTGCGCGGGGTCAGCCTGGCGGAAATGCTGCAACCGGCACCCAGCATGCCGGTGCGCAAGGGCATCGCCGCCCAACTCGCGAACGCCTGA
- the sufC gene encoding Fe-S cluster assembly ATPase SufC: MLKIDNLHATVAGKEILKGLSLDVKAGEVHAIMGPNGAGKSTLGNILAGREGYEVTAGTVEFEGKPLLDLAPEERAAAGVFLAFQYPVEIPGVNNTYFLRAAANAQRKARGESELDSMQFLKRVREKLAVLHLKDELLHRGVNEGFSGGEKKRNEIFQLALLEPKLAILDETDSGLDIDALKSVADGVNALRSPDRAFLVITHYQRLLDYIKPDVVHVLADGRIVESGGPELALELEAHGYAWLEGRKAPGQAA; encoded by the coding sequence ATGCTGAAGATCGACAACCTCCACGCCACCGTCGCCGGCAAGGAGATCCTGAAAGGCCTTTCGCTCGACGTGAAGGCCGGCGAAGTGCACGCCATCATGGGTCCGAACGGCGCAGGCAAGTCCACGCTGGGCAACATCCTGGCCGGCCGCGAGGGCTACGAAGTCACCGCCGGCACGGTCGAGTTCGAAGGCAAGCCGCTGCTCGATCTCGCACCGGAAGAGCGCGCCGCCGCCGGCGTGTTCCTGGCTTTCCAGTACCCGGTCGAGATTCCGGGCGTGAACAACACCTACTTCCTGCGCGCTGCCGCGAATGCGCAGCGCAAGGCGCGCGGCGAGAGCGAACTGGATTCGATGCAGTTCCTCAAGCGCGTGCGCGAGAAGCTCGCCGTGCTGCACTTGAAGGACGAACTCCTGCATCGCGGCGTCAACGAGGGCTTCAGCGGCGGCGAGAAGAAGCGCAACGAGATATTCCAGCTCGCGCTGCTGGAACCGAAGCTGGCGATCCTCGACGAAACCGATTCCGGGCTCGACATCGATGCGCTGAAGTCGGTCGCCGATGGCGTCAACGCCTTGCGCTCGCCGGATCGCGCCTTCCTCGTCATCACCCATTACCAGCGCCTGCTCGACTACATCAAACCGGACGTGGTGCATGTGCTGGCCGACGGCCGCATCGTCGAGAGCGGCGGCCCCGAACTCGCACTGGAACTCGAAGCGCACGGCTATGCCTGGCTGGAGGGCCGCAAGGCGCCGGGGCAGGCGGCCTGA
- a CDS encoding cysteine desulfurase, with protein MNAEATRAIDWARVRNDFPLLTREVNGKPLIYLDSANTGQKPASVIEATDDFYRRHNANVSRAVHTLGSEATEAYEGARKKLAAFLGVHGDDLVLCSGTTFAINLVAYSWALPRLNAGDAILITRMEHHANIVPWQLVAQRTGATIKVAELLADGSLDLDALHALMTPEVKLLAIAHVSNVLGTVNPVAAICREARKRGIVSVVDGSQAAPHMALDIPAIGCDFYAITGHKMCGPTGTGALWARREHLQAMPPFLGGGEMIKEVRFDGTVFNDAPHKFEAGTPNIAGFVGLGAAVDYLSTLGMDHVATRESELLAHATEELRKVDGLRIFGEASDKAAVISFQVEGAHAHDLATLLDLEGVAVRSGQHCAHPLLQWFGVAATCRASLAFYNTHDEIDAFVAALLKVRRLLL; from the coding sequence ATGAACGCGGAGGCCACGCGGGCGATCGACTGGGCGCGGGTGCGCAATGACTTCCCGCTGCTCACGCGCGAGGTCAATGGCAAGCCGCTCATCTATCTCGACTCCGCCAACACCGGGCAAAAGCCGGCCTCGGTCATCGAGGCGACCGACGACTTCTACCGCCGCCACAACGCCAACGTCAGCCGTGCGGTGCATACGCTCGGCAGCGAGGCGACCGAAGCCTACGAAGGCGCGCGCAAGAAACTCGCCGCATTCCTTGGCGTGCACGGCGACGACCTGGTGCTGTGCAGCGGCACCACCTTCGCGATCAACCTGGTCGCGTATTCGTGGGCGCTGCCGCGTCTGAATGCCGGCGACGCCATCCTCATAACGCGGATGGAGCACCACGCGAACATCGTGCCCTGGCAACTGGTGGCGCAGCGCACCGGTGCGACCATCAAGGTCGCCGAGTTGCTGGCGGATGGCTCGCTGGATCTCGACGCGCTGCATGCCTTGATGACGCCCGAGGTGAAGCTGCTCGCGATCGCCCATGTCAGCAATGTGCTGGGCACGGTGAATCCGGTCGCCGCGATCTGCCGCGAGGCGCGCAAGCGCGGCATCGTCAGCGTGGTCGACGGCTCGCAGGCCGCGCCGCACATGGCGCTGGACATTCCCGCGATCGGCTGCGACTTCTACGCGATCACCGGCCACAAGATGTGCGGGCCGACCGGCACCGGCGCGCTGTGGGCCCGGCGTGAACACCTGCAGGCGATGCCGCCTTTCCTGGGCGGCGGCGAGATGATCAAGGAGGTGCGTTTCGACGGCACCGTGTTCAACGACGCGCCGCACAAGTTCGAGGCCGGCACGCCGAACATCGCCGGCTTCGTCGGCCTGGGCGCGGCGGTCGATTACCTGTCCACGCTCGGCATGGATCACGTCGCCACGCGCGAAAGTGAACTGCTGGCGCATGCCACCGAAGAACTGCGCAAGGTCGACGGCCTGCGCATCTTCGGTGAAGCAAGCGACAAGGCGGCGGTGATCAGTTTCCAGGTCGAAGGCGCGCATGCGCACGACCTCGCCACCCTGCTCGACCTGGAAGGCGTGGCGGTGCGATCCGGCCAGCATTGCGCGCATCCGCTGCTGCAGTGGTTCGGCGTGGCCGCGACCTGCCGCGCGTCCTTGGCGTTCTACAACACGCACGACGAGATCGACGCCTTCGTCGCCGCGTTGCTGAAAGTGCGACGCTTGCTGCTCTAG
- the sufD gene encoding Fe-S cluster assembly protein SufD, which translates to MSALLDSFAAAFETLAARDAAGLGESRRTSLDSVLQDGLPGPRSEAWKYTSLRALERRSFVTAPAPPSVDADVLAKLLQAIPSPRMVFVDGHFDAGNSSLDGLPEGLDVQPLSRVLRDGTTRDANILQRRYAGADELFAVANAALAEEGVVVRADRDTATILHLVFVASATAGDAGVHLRHLVDLRNDASLSLVEHHLALGDDRGLANHVGHVHLGQRARLAHVRLQDAAAGASLFARTDAVLARDADYRRTDLELGGALSRHELNVRLEGEGAKLQADGVLLADGRRHVDTRLGIEHIARDTTCTLGWRGIAGQRGRVVFHGGIEIRAGADGSEANLSNKNLLLSANAEIDTQPVLEIHADEVKAAHGATVGQLDANALFYLRSRGLPEPEARALLTGAFCREVVARIDDATTRAICEAALERALARLGA; encoded by the coding sequence ATGAGTGCCCTGCTCGATTCGTTCGCCGCCGCGTTCGAGACGCTCGCCGCGCGCGACGCCGCCGGCCTTGGCGAGAGCCGTCGCACGTCGCTCGATAGCGTCTTGCAGGACGGCCTGCCCGGCCCGCGCAGCGAAGCGTGGAAGTACACCTCCCTGCGTGCTTTGGAACGTCGAAGTTTCGTCACGGCTCCGGCGCCGCCGAGTGTCGATGCCGATGTGCTGGCGAAGCTGCTTCAAGCGATCCCGTCGCCGCGCATGGTCTTCGTCGATGGGCATTTCGATGCTGGCAATAGCTCGCTCGATGGACTGCCGGAAGGTCTCGACGTCCAGCCGCTGTCGCGCGTCCTGCGCGATGGCACGACGCGCGATGCCAATATCCTGCAGCGTCGCTATGCCGGTGCCGACGAGCTTTTCGCGGTTGCCAACGCTGCCTTGGCGGAAGAAGGCGTAGTTGTCCGCGCCGATCGCGACACCGCAACCATCCTGCACCTGGTGTTCGTCGCCTCGGCAACCGCTGGCGATGCCGGCGTACACCTGCGCCACCTCGTCGACCTGCGCAACGACGCCTCGCTTTCGCTGGTCGAGCATCACCTCGCGCTGGGCGACGACCGCGGCCTGGCCAACCATGTCGGCCACGTGCATCTGGGCCAGCGTGCGCGGCTTGCGCATGTGCGCCTGCAGGATGCAGCCGCTGGCGCCAGCCTGTTCGCGCGCACCGATGCCGTGCTCGCCCGCGATGCCGACTATCGCCGCACCGACCTCGAACTCGGCGGCGCGTTGTCGCGGCATGAGTTGAACGTGCGGCTGGAAGGCGAAGGCGCGAAGCTGCAGGCGGATGGCGTCCTGCTGGCCGACGGCCGCCGGCATGTCGACACCCGCCTCGGCATCGAACACATCGCCCGCGACACCACCTGCACGCTGGGTTGGCGCGGCATCGCCGGGCAACGCGGCCGCGTGGTCTTCCATGGCGGCATCGAGATCCGCGCCGGCGCGGACGGCAGCGAGGCCAACCTCTCGAACAAGAACCTGCTGCTGTCGGCCAATGCCGAGATCGACACCCAGCCGGTGCTCGAGATCCACGCCGACGAAGTGAAGGCCGCGCACGGCGCGACCGTCGGCCAGCTGGATGCCAACGCGCTGTTCTACCTGCGTTCGCGCGGTTTGCCGGAGCCCGAAGCACGCGCGTTGCTGACCGGCGCGTTCTGCCGCGAGGTCGTCGCGCGCATCGACGACGCAACGACGCGTGCGATTTGCGAGGCAGCGCTGGAGCGCGCACTGGCGCGGCTGGGCGCATGA
- the sufB gene encoding Fe-S cluster assembly protein SufB, producing the protein MTRQTAIIETPSEANAQIHARLGRKYDAGFSTDIESDSLPPGLSEEIIRALSARKDEPEWMTEWRLAAYRHFLTMPVPHWAKLAIEPIDLQALSYYSAPKGPKYASLADVPQELLDTYEKLGVPLHERAKLAGVAVDVVFDSVSVGTSFRKELAEKGIVFCSMSEAIHDYPELVRKYLGTVVPVGDNYFAALNSAVFSDGSFVFIPKGVRCPMELSTYFRINAINTGQFERTLIVCEESAYVSYLEGCTAPMRDDNQLHAAVVELVALDDAEIKYSTVQNWYPGDENGKGGIYNFVTKRAECRGARSKVTWTQVETGSAITWKYPSCVLLGDDSVGEFHSVALTHHRQQADTGTKMIHIGKRTKSKIVSKGISAGRGQNSYRGLVKVAASAEGARNHTQCDSLLIGKQCGAHTFPYIEVKNPTATVEHEATTSKISDDQLFYCRSRGIGQEDAVSLIVDGFCKSVFRELPMEFAVEAKKLLDVSLEGSVG; encoded by the coding sequence ATGACCCGCCAGACCGCCATCATCGAAACCCCAAGCGAAGCGAACGCGCAGATCCACGCGCGCCTGGGCCGCAAGTACGACGCCGGCTTCAGCACCGACATCGAGTCGGATTCGCTGCCGCCGGGCCTCTCCGAGGAGATCATCCGCGCGCTCTCCGCCCGCAAGGACGAGCCCGAATGGATGACCGAGTGGCGACTCGCCGCGTATCGGCATTTCCTGACCATGCCGGTGCCGCACTGGGCGAAGCTGGCGATCGAGCCGATCGACCTGCAGGCGCTGAGTTACTACAGCGCGCCGAAGGGCCCGAAATACGCATCGCTCGCCGACGTGCCGCAGGAATTGCTGGACACCTACGAGAAGCTCGGCGTGCCGCTGCACGAACGCGCCAAGCTGGCCGGCGTGGCGGTGGACGTGGTGTTCGACTCGGTCAGCGTGGGCACCAGCTTCCGCAAGGAGCTCGCCGAAAAGGGCATCGTGTTCTGTTCGATGTCGGAGGCGATCCACGACTATCCGGAGTTGGTGCGCAAATATCTCGGCACCGTGGTGCCGGTCGGCGACAACTATTTCGCCGCGCTCAACTCGGCGGTGTTCTCCGACGGCAGCTTCGTGTTCATCCCCAAGGGCGTGCGTTGCCCGATGGAGCTGAGCACGTATTTCCGCATCAATGCGATCAACACCGGCCAGTTCGAACGCACCCTGATCGTCTGCGAGGAGTCGGCCTACGTCTCGTACCTGGAAGGCTGCACGGCGCCGATGCGCGACGACAACCAATTGCACGCCGCCGTCGTCGAACTGGTCGCGCTGGACGATGCCGAGATCAAGTACAGCACCGTGCAGAACTGGTACCCCGGCGACGAGAACGGCAAGGGCGGCATCTACAACTTCGTCACCAAGCGCGCCGAATGCCGCGGCGCACGCAGCAAGGTCACGTGGACGCAGGTGGAAACCGGTTCGGCGATCACGTGGAAGTACCCGAGCTGCGTGCTGCTGGGCGACGACAGCGTGGGCGAATTCCACAGCGTGGCGCTGACCCATCATCGCCAGCAAGCCGACACCGGCACCAAGATGATCCACATCGGCAAGCGCACCAAGTCGAAGATCGTCAGCAAGGGCATCAGCGCGGGCCGCGGGCAGAACAGCTATCGCGGGCTGGTCAAGGTCGCCGCCAGCGCCGAGGGCGCGCGCAACCACACCCAGTGCGACTCGCTGCTGATCGGCAAGCAGTGCGGCGCGCACACCTTCCCCTACATCGAGGTCAAGAACCCGACCGCGACCGTCGAGCACGAAGCCACGACCTCCAAGATCAGCGACGACCAGCTGTTCTATTGCCGCAGCCGCGGCATCGGCCAGGAAGACGCGGTCAGCCTGATCGTCGACGGTTTCTGCAAGTCGGTGTTCCGCGAACTGCCGATGGAGTTCGCGGTGGAAGCCAAGAAGCTGCTGGATGTGAGCCTCGAGGGCTCCGTGGGTTAG
- a CDS encoding alpha/beta hydrolase — MRKLSAALALLVLLPTLASAQGVRERFKQAREASRQERPVAVPAGGSPIRNIAYGPDPAQRFDLYLPANPSRAPVVFYVHGGGWANGDKTNPGLANKLAYWLPKGYAVVSSNYRMLPETMPLEQARDIARAVAALQRRAGEWQLDRSRVVLMGHSAGAHLVALLGADPRMLTQAGATPPRGIVSLDSGALDVPALMGKRRVPKLYQEAFGHDPAYWRSVSPQQQLTRGGLPMLLVCASERRFPTSPCDEARKFAARGRALGVAMVVQPEPLDHGEINRTLGQLSAYTRAVSDWIDRLQR; from the coding sequence ATGCGCAAGCTCTCCGCCGCCCTCGCCCTGCTCGTCCTGTTGCCCACGCTCGCCAGCGCCCAGGGCGTGCGCGAACGCTTCAAGCAGGCGCGCGAGGCCAGCCGACAGGAACGCCCGGTCGCCGTGCCGGCGGGCGGCAGCCCCATACGCAACATCGCCTACGGCCCGGATCCGGCGCAACGCTTCGACCTCTACCTGCCGGCCAATCCCTCGCGTGCGCCGGTGGTGTTCTACGTGCACGGCGGTGGTTGGGCCAACGGCGACAAGACCAACCCGGGCCTGGCCAACAAACTGGCCTACTGGCTGCCGAAGGGCTACGCGGTGGTCTCCAGCAATTACCGGATGCTCCCGGAGACGATGCCGCTGGAGCAGGCCCGCGATATCGCCCGCGCGGTCGCCGCCCTGCAGCGGCGTGCCGGCGAATGGCAGCTCGATCGCTCCCGCGTGGTGCTGATGGGGCATTCCGCCGGTGCCCACCTGGTCGCGTTGCTCGGCGCGGATCCGCGGATGCTGACCCAAGCCGGCGCGACGCCGCCGCGCGGCATCGTTTCGCTGGACAGCGGCGCGCTGGACGTGCCCGCGCTGATGGGCAAGCGCCGGGTTCCGAAGCTTTACCAAGAAGCGTTTGGTCACGATCCCGCCTACTGGCGGTCGGTCTCGCCGCAGCAGCAGCTGACCCGCGGTGGGCTGCCGATGCTGCTGGTCTGCGCCAGCGAGCGCCGCTTCCCGACCTCGCCCTGCGATGAAGCCCGCAAATTCGCGGCGCGCGGGCGCGCGCTGGGCGTCGCGATGGTGGTGCAACCCGAGCCGCTCGACCATGGCGAGATCAACCGGACCCTCGGCCAGCTATCGGCTTACACCCGCGCCGTTTCCGACTGGATCGACCGCCTGCAGCGCTAG
- a CDS encoding GNAT family N-acetyltransferase, with product MTELHFRAATPTDLDAIVGLVTSAYRGDSSRAGWTTEADFLDGNRIDREVLRGDIESPRSCVLLAERDGELLACAHVSEEDGAGYFGMFSVVPGLQGGGIGKQVLAECERIARDEWRMPSMRMTVIDIRDTLIAFYERRGYRRTGILKPFPYGDERFGLPRRDDLRFEVLEKVL from the coding sequence ATGACTGAACTGCACTTCCGCGCAGCAACCCCGACCGACCTCGACGCTATCGTCGGCCTGGTCACGTCGGCCTACCGCGGCGACAGCAGTCGCGCCGGCTGGACCACCGAAGCGGACTTCCTCGACGGCAACCGCATCGACCGCGAGGTGTTGCGCGGCGACATCGAAAGTCCGCGCAGCTGCGTGCTGCTGGCGGAGCGTGATGGCGAGTTGCTGGCCTGCGCGCACGTGAGCGAAGAGGACGGTGCCGGTTATTTCGGCATGTTCTCGGTGGTGCCCGGACTGCAGGGCGGCGGCATCGGCAAGCAGGTGCTGGCCGAATGCGAACGCATCGCCCGCGACGAGTGGCGGATGCCGTCGATGCGGATGACCGTGATCGACATCCGCGACACCCTGATCGCGTTCTACGAGCGCCGCGGCTATCGGCGCACCGGCATCCTCAAGCCATTCCCGTATGGCGATGAGCGCTTCGGCCTGCCACGGCGCGACGACCTGCGCTTCGAGGTGCTGGAGAAAGTGCTGTGA
- a CDS encoding TonB-dependent receptor: protein MSNFRPRALIASRSPLTLALALALSSPVIAADPAIDPADTSSSNAVADPQQKPKDLDSVEVVADRMEKPSSVKYTEPLLDTPQTITVVTKEVMDQQNLIGLRDVLSTLPGITFGAGEGGGGYGDSINLRGFSASNDISVDGVRDSAQYTRTDNFNLESLELVNGANSAMSGAGSVGGNINLVGKTARSGEFGAFTLGVGTDGLTRLTADSNIELDDGAALRLNAMAHRNDVPDRDVEQYERWGFASSFVMGLGSTTRVTVNLFHQQDDNVPEYGLPYFAAYGGLLPGVDRESYFGYSNMDRQEIEVTSLTGVLERDFSDNVSLRSLARVQRVDQFTLVNPTQGAWCLDSGINPATGAACTTPGSYQPSGPRGTTRDTRSGLAVSQTDVTARFATGGVEHALVAGLSLASETYDLENGNSQRNPDGTAASYPLMDLHDPDHVYTGPMTYIRAGKTRGELSNKALYLFDTLKFGPKWELSLGARYENNEGSTVTTTFASSGANLGQVTARNVFENEDNLFSWRTGVVFKPVENGSVYLSYANSKTPSKASVNGACNAATCEVDPETAANIELGTKWALFEEKLLLSGALFRNDRQNYKVADPANPDNPTGMQQLDGQARVDGLILGAMGKITNAWSVHAQYTHLDSEVLQSVSDRVKETTGIDAQAGNPLPNTPKNSASLWTTWSHAGWTLGYGASWMSDFVASSVANAPVLEGYATHRAMVGYQFNDQLSLQLNIDNLSDKQYFTRIRNNGWATPGAARSATLTAAYRF, encoded by the coding sequence ATGTCGAACTTCCGCCCACGCGCCCTGATCGCGTCCCGCTCGCCCTTGACCCTGGCCCTGGCGCTGGCGCTGTCCAGCCCGGTCATCGCCGCCGATCCCGCCATCGACCCTGCCGATACCTCTTCCAGCAACGCCGTGGCGGATCCCCAGCAGAAGCCGAAGGACCTGGATTCCGTCGAGGTCGTCGCCGATCGCATGGAGAAGCCGTCCTCGGTGAAGTACACCGAGCCGCTGCTGGACACCCCGCAGACCATCACCGTGGTCACCAAGGAGGTGATGGACCAGCAGAACCTGATCGGCCTGCGCGACGTGCTCAGCACCCTGCCCGGGATCACCTTCGGGGCCGGCGAAGGAGGCGGGGGCTACGGCGACAGCATCAACCTGCGCGGCTTCAGCGCCAGCAACGACATCAGCGTGGACGGCGTGCGCGACAGCGCGCAGTACACCCGCACCGACAACTTCAACCTGGAATCGCTGGAACTGGTGAACGGAGCGAACTCGGCGATGTCCGGCGCGGGTTCGGTGGGCGGCAACATCAACCTGGTCGGCAAGACCGCGCGCAGCGGCGAGTTCGGCGCGTTCACCCTGGGCGTGGGCACCGATGGCCTGACCCGCCTGACCGCGGACAGCAACATCGAGCTCGACGACGGCGCCGCCTTGCGACTGAATGCGATGGCGCACCGCAACGACGTGCCCGACCGCGACGTCGAGCAGTACGAGCGCTGGGGCTTCGCGTCCTCGTTCGTGATGGGACTGGGTTCTACCACCCGCGTCACCGTCAACCTGTTCCACCAGCAGGACGACAATGTCCCCGAATACGGCCTGCCCTATTTCGCCGCCTACGGTGGCCTGCTGCCCGGTGTGGATCGCGAAAGCTACTTCGGCTACAGCAACATGGACAGGCAGGAGATCGAGGTCACCAGCCTGACCGGCGTGCTGGAGCGCGATTTCAGCGACAACGTGAGCCTGCGCAGCCTGGCGCGAGTGCAGCGCGTGGATCAATTCACCCTGGTCAACCCGACCCAGGGCGCGTGGTGCCTGGACAGCGGCATCAATCCGGCGACCGGCGCAGCCTGCACCACCCCCGGCAGCTACCAGCCCAGCGGCCCGCGCGGCACCACCCGCGACACCCGCAGTGGCCTGGCGGTGAGCCAGACCGACGTGACCGCGCGCTTCGCCACCGGCGGCGTGGAGCACGCACTGGTCGCCGGACTTTCCCTTGCCAGCGAAACCTACGACCTCGAGAACGGCAACAGCCAGCGCAACCCCGACGGCACGGCGGCCAGCTATCCGTTGATGGACCTGCACGATCCGGATCACGTCTACACCGGGCCGATGACCTATATCCGCGCCGGCAAGACCCGTGGCGAACTGAGCAACAAGGCTCTCTACCTGTTCGACACCCTCAAGTTCGGCCCGAAGTGGGAGCTCAGCCTCGGCGCGCGTTACGAGAACAACGAGGGCAGCACGGTCACGACGACCTTCGCCAGCAGTGGCGCCAACCTCGGCCAGGTCACCGCGCGCAACGTGTTCGAGAACGAGGACAACCTGTTCTCCTGGCGCACCGGCGTGGTGTTCAAGCCGGTGGAGAACGGCAGCGTCTATCTGTCCTACGCCAACAGCAAGACCCCGTCCAAGGCTTCGGTGAATGGCGCATGCAACGCGGCCACTTGCGAAGTCGACCCGGAAACCGCCGCCAACATTGAGCTCGGCACCAAGTGGGCGCTGTTCGAGGAAAAGCTGCTGCTCAGTGGCGCGCTCTTCCGCAACGACCGGCAGAACTACAAGGTCGCCGACCCGGCGAATCCGGACAATCCGACCGGCATGCAGCAACTGGATGGGCAGGCACGCGTGGATGGCCTGATCCTGGGCGCGATGGGGAAGATCACCAACGCCTGGTCGGTCCATGCGCAATACACCCACCTGGACAGCGAAGTCCTGCAAAGCGTGTCCGACCGCGTCAAGGAAACCACCGGCATCGATGCGCAGGCGGGCAATCCGCTGCCCAACACGCCGAAGAACTCGGCGAGCCTGTGGACCACCTGGTCGCACGCGGGCTGGACCTTGGGCTACGGCGCAAGCTGGATGAGCGACTTCGTCGCGTCCAGCGTCGCCAACGCGCCGGTGCTGGAGGGTTACGCCACCCACCGCGCGATGGTCGGCTACCAGTTCAACGACCAGCTGTCGCTGCAGTTGAACATCGACAACCTGTCCGACAAGCAGTACTTCACCCGCATCCGCAACAACGGCTGGGCCACGCCGGGCGCCGCGCGCTCGGCCACGCTCACGGCGGCCTACCGCTTCTGA
- a CDS encoding Fe2+-dependent dioxygenase: MLLHIPDILTPDQVAHVRARLDAAPWADGRVTAGYQSSKAKDNAQLPEDSAEARELGALVLEALARNSTFFSAALPRRIYPPLFNRYAGGQSFGFHVDNAVRYDRSRGGMDPIRTDLSATLFLSAPEDYDGGELIIEDTYGTQQIKLPAGHLVLYPGTSLHRVTPVTRGARIASFFWIQSLLREDAQRRLMFDLDVSIRTLTRDVPEHPSLVQLTGVYHNLLRRWSET, translated from the coding sequence ATGCTGCTGCACATCCCCGACATCCTCACTCCCGACCAGGTCGCGCATGTCCGCGCACGCCTCGATGCCGCGCCCTGGGCCGATGGCCGCGTCACCGCCGGCTACCAGTCGTCGAAAGCCAAGGACAACGCGCAACTGCCGGAGGATTCGGCGGAGGCGCGCGAACTCGGCGCGCTGGTGCTGGAGGCGCTGGCGCGCAACAGCACGTTCTTCTCCGCCGCCCTGCCGCGGCGCATCTATCCGCCGCTGTTCAACCGCTACGCGGGCGGGCAGTCGTTCGGCTTCCACGTCGACAACGCGGTACGCTACGACCGCAGCCGCGGTGGCATGGATCCGATCCGCACCGACCTCTCGGCGACATTGTTCCTCAGCGCGCCGGAGGACTACGACGGCGGCGAGCTGATCATCGAGGACACCTACGGCACCCAGCAAATCAAGCTGCCGGCCGGCCATCTGGTCTTGTATCCCGGCACCAGCCTGCATCGGGTCACGCCGGTGACGCGCGGCGCGCGGATCGCATCGTTCTTCTGGATCCAGAGCCTGCTGCGCGAAGACGCCCAGCGCCGCCTGATGTTCGACCTCGATGTGTCGATCCGCACGCTCACCCGCGACGTGCCCGAGCATCCGTCGCTGGTGCAGCTCACCGGCGTGTACCACAACCTGCTGCGACGGTGGTCCGAGACTTGA